From the genome of Terriglobales bacterium, one region includes:
- a CDS encoding fibronectin type III domain-containing protein encodes MNRLSAFPAAGLLLLCAACAVPGAPQPPSLELPRPVRDLEARRKGDRVLLAWTPPAETTDATRIARPGVTRVCRLPDAQATTCAPAGELVAGRWAGVPRAEFTDRIPPEEQSANPAGFRYYAVETLNDRGQSAGLSNRVQVPLAPTLEPPSDLRAALSAEGITLTWTGRIHQHAEPQMRHRYRLYRRSPGGPDAVIAEFLLTTAPEARIVDRAFDWEKTYQYRVAVVTVFPRDGEAPIEVEGEDSAAVEVVAHDTFPPAAPTGLQAVSSASGAERFVDLIWTANTEADLAGYHVYRRDPTPPHRRAAGTGDPGEFLPPRRITSELVKAPAFRDSQVEPGKRYLYSVTAVDVRGNESPPSAEASETVPE; translated from the coding sequence ATGAACCGGCTTTCCGCCTTCCCGGCCGCGGGGTTGCTGTTGTTGTGTGCGGCGTGCGCGGTGCCCGGGGCGCCCCAGCCTCCTTCTCTGGAGCTTCCGCGCCCGGTTCGCGACCTTGAGGCGCGGCGCAAGGGCGACCGTGTCCTGCTGGCCTGGACGCCCCCCGCCGAAACCACGGACGCCACCCGCATCGCCCGCCCGGGCGTGACGCGCGTGTGCCGCTTGCCGGATGCGCAAGCCACCACGTGTGCCCCGGCGGGCGAACTTGTCGCCGGTCGCTGGGCAGGCGTCCCACGCGCGGAGTTCACCGACCGCATCCCGCCGGAGGAGCAAAGTGCGAACCCGGCCGGATTCCGCTACTACGCCGTTGAAACCCTGAACGACCGCGGCCAGAGCGCCGGACTCTCCAACCGCGTCCAGGTTCCGCTCGCGCCCACGCTCGAGCCCCCGAGCGACCTGCGGGCCGCACTCAGCGCCGAAGGCATTACGCTCACCTGGACCGGTCGCATCCATCAGCACGCAGAGCCGCAGATGCGCCATCGGTATCGCCTGTACCGTCGCAGTCCCGGCGGGCCGGATGCGGTCATCGCCGAGTTCCTGCTCACCACCGCGCCCGAAGCGCGCATTGTCGACCGCGCCTTCGACTGGGAAAAGACGTACCAGTATCGCGTCGCCGTGGTCACGGTTTTTCCGCGGGATGGCGAAGCGCCCATCGAAGTGGAGGGCGAGGACTCGGCGGCGGTAGAAGTCGTAGCCCACGATACCTTCCCGCCTGCAGCACCCACCGGCCTGCAAGCGGTTTCTTCCGCGAGCGGTGCCGAGCGATTCGTGGACCTCATTTGGACCGCGAACACCGAGGCCGACCTCGCGGGCTATCACGTCTATCGCCGCGACCCCACGCCGCCGCACCGGCGCGCAGCCGGCACCGGCGATCCTGGTGAATTCCTGCCGCCCCGCCGCATCACCTCCGAATTGGTGAAAGCCCCCGCCTTCCGCGACTCCCAGGTCGAGCCCGGGAAGCGATATCTTTACTCGGTCACCGCCGTAGACGTGCGCGGCAACGAGAGCCCGCCCTCGGCGGAAGCGTCCGAGACGGTGCCCGAGTAG
- a CDS encoding fumarylacetoacetate hydrolase family protein: protein MRFCRFQSAEGPRYGRIDAVAGRDCIIEIIAPPFPPAGVEPAQPLPRPLPVEYAQLLVPVEPSKIVCIGRNYREHAKELEHEIPTEPMFFLKPPSSLLAHAGVIRCPRESQRVDHEGELALVIARTCSRLAEGEDVRPFILGYTCLNDVTARDLQPKSGPWTRAKGFDTFCPVGPLVSDGLDPWAGVAVETRVNGQVRQQGNTRDFLFPLDAIIRAISRVMTLLPGDLVATGTPAGVGPLQTGDTVEVSVEGVGTLRNTVMDE from the coding sequence ATGCGATTCTGCCGCTTCCAATCCGCCGAGGGTCCGCGCTACGGCCGCATCGACGCCGTCGCCGGGCGCGATTGCATCATCGAGATCATCGCGCCGCCCTTCCCGCCCGCGGGCGTCGAGCCGGCGCAGCCGCTGCCCCGTCCGCTGCCCGTCGAGTACGCGCAACTGCTGGTTCCCGTCGAGCCCTCGAAGATCGTCTGCATCGGCCGCAACTATCGCGAGCACGCCAAAGAACTGGAGCACGAGATTCCGACCGAGCCCATGTTCTTCCTCAAGCCGCCGTCCTCGCTTCTTGCGCACGCAGGAGTCATCCGCTGCCCGCGGGAATCCCAGCGCGTGGACCACGAGGGCGAGCTGGCCCTGGTCATCGCCCGCACCTGCTCCCGACTGGCCGAGGGCGAGGACGTGCGGCCGTTCATCCTCGGCTACACCTGCCTCAACGACGTGACCGCCCGCGACCTGCAGCCCAAGTCCGGCCCCTGGACCCGGGCCAAGGGTTTCGACACTTTCTGTCCCGTGGGCCCGCTGGTGAGCGATGGGCTGGATCCCTGGGCTGGGGTGGCGGTCGAAACCCGGGTGAACGGTCAGGTGCGCCAGCAGGGAAACACACGCGATTTCCTGTTTCCCCTCGATGCTATAATCCGTGCCATCTCCCGCGTCATGACCTTGCTTCCCGGCGACCTCGTCGCTACGGGCACGCCCGCGGGCGTGGGCCCGCTCCAGACCGGGGACACAGTGGAGGTGAGCGTGGAGGGCGTGGGCACCTTGCGCAACACCGTCATGGACGAGTGA
- the fsa gene encoding fructose-6-phosphate aldolase: protein MKFFLDTANLNEIREAAALGILDGVTTNPSLVAKEGKPFKETILEICSVVDGPVNVEVVATDAGGMCREAHDYVTWHKSVVVKLPTTREGLKACKCLSGEGIRTNLTLCFSPNQALLVAKAGATYVSPFVGRLDDISHVGMDVVRTTVQIYRNYGYATQVLAASLRHPLHVVEAALAGAHVATMPFKVFELMLKHPLTDRGLEQFLKDWEKAKK, encoded by the coding sequence ATGAAATTCTTCCTCGACACCGCCAACCTGAACGAGATTCGCGAGGCCGCCGCCCTCGGCATCCTCGACGGCGTCACCACCAACCCGTCTCTGGTGGCCAAGGAGGGCAAGCCCTTCAAGGAGACCATCCTCGAGATCTGTTCCGTCGTGGATGGCCCGGTGAACGTTGAGGTGGTCGCCACCGATGCCGGCGGAATGTGCAGGGAAGCGCACGACTACGTCACCTGGCACAAGAGCGTGGTGGTCAAGCTGCCCACCACGCGCGAAGGATTGAAGGCCTGCAAGTGCCTTTCCGGGGAGGGCATCCGCACCAACCTGACGCTGTGCTTCTCACCCAACCAGGCGCTGCTGGTGGCCAAGGCCGGAGCCACCTATGTAAGCCCCTTCGTGGGCCGCCTCGATGACATCAGCCACGTGGGCATGGACGTGGTCCGCACAACGGTGCAGATCTACCGGAATTACGGCTACGCGACGCAGGTGCTGGCGGCGTCCCTGCGGCATCCTCTGCACGTGGTGGAGGCCGCGCTGGCCGGCGCGCACGTGGCCACCATGCCTTTCAAGGTTTTCGAGCTCATGCTCAAGCATCCGCTGACCGATCGCGGCCTGGAACAGTTCCTCAAGGATTGGGAGAAAGCGAAGAAATAG
- a CDS encoding cytochrome c biogenesis protein CcdA translates to MSSLPLPIAAFVAGLVSFLSPCVLPLVPGYVSLISGVGVEELKTREQRLLGALMRNSLMFILGFSAVFIALGAVATTVGQMARDYYPILTRVAGLVIIVFGLHLTGLMKIKALYADKRLHSVKGGSTMAGAFLVGFAFAFGWTPCIGPILATILALAGSQEQVIQGVALLAVYSLGLAVPFLLTSLGIDRFLEFYARFRRYLNAVEVGSGVLLILIGTLVFTRKLTLLAGWLNQMPVFRWLVEGYL, encoded by the coding sequence ATGTCGAGTCTTCCGCTTCCCATCGCGGCGTTCGTGGCAGGGCTGGTGTCGTTCCTTTCGCCCTGCGTGCTGCCGCTGGTCCCCGGCTATGTTTCGCTCATCTCCGGCGTGGGTGTGGAAGAGCTCAAGACCCGCGAGCAGCGCCTGCTGGGCGCCTTGATGCGCAACTCGCTGATGTTCATCCTGGGCTTCTCGGCAGTGTTCATCGCGCTGGGTGCGGTTGCGACCACGGTGGGGCAGATGGCCCGCGACTATTACCCCATCCTGACCCGCGTGGCCGGCCTGGTAATCATCGTGTTCGGCCTGCATCTCACCGGGTTGATGAAGATCAAGGCCCTCTACGCGGATAAGCGCCTGCACAGCGTCAAGGGCGGCTCCACCATGGCGGGCGCCTTCCTGGTGGGATTCGCCTTCGCCTTCGGCTGGACGCCCTGCATCGGGCCCATCCTGGCTACCATCCTGGCGCTAGCGGGCTCGCAGGAGCAGGTCATCCAGGGCGTCGCTCTGCTGGCCGTGTACTCGCTGGGACTGGCGGTGCCGTTCCTGCTGACTTCGCTGGGCATCGACCGCTTCCTCGAGTTCTACGCGCGCTTCCGGCGGTACTTGAATGCGGTGGAGGTCGGCAGTGGCGTTCTGCTCATCCTCATCGGTACTCTGGTGTTCACGCGCAAGCTGACCCTGCTGGCGGGATGGTTGAACCAGATGCCCGTCTTCCGCTGGCTGGTTGAGGGATATCTGTGA
- a CDS encoding TlpA disulfide reductase family protein, whose protein sequence is MKRNAIVLSVVTLAVALMLYAGSRLAVPHDKPAAGGKLRGNPQGALAPDFTLQSLDGRTVRLADLRGKAVVLNFWATWCGPCKIEMPWLDEFQKKYSAQGVEVIGVSMDEDRSKVGPFIQELGVGYTILHGTEEVGDAYGGVQFLPATFYIDREGKIVDRVFGLVSHSEIEGNIKKSMGTVAAVPPAQEHADTHEGH, encoded by the coding sequence GTGAAGCGCAACGCAATCGTGCTTTCGGTAGTGACGCTGGCGGTGGCCCTGATGCTCTATGCCGGCAGCCGCCTGGCCGTGCCCCACGACAAGCCTGCCGCAGGCGGCAAACTGCGCGGCAATCCGCAGGGCGCGCTGGCGCCCGACTTCACCTTGCAGTCACTCGACGGGCGCACCGTGCGCCTGGCCGATCTGCGCGGCAAGGCCGTGGTGCTGAACTTCTGGGCCACCTGGTGCGGGCCCTGCAAGATCGAAATGCCCTGGCTGGACGAGTTCCAGAAGAAATACAGCGCCCAGGGCGTGGAGGTCATCGGCGTCTCCATGGATGAGGACCGCAGCAAGGTGGGCCCCTTCATCCAGGAGCTGGGCGTCGGGTACACCATCCTGCATGGCACCGAGGAAGTCGGTGACGCCTACGGCGGCGTGCAGTTCCTGCCCGCCACCTTCTATATCGATCGCGAAGGCAAGATTGTGGACCGGGTCTTCGGCCTGGTGAGCCACAGCGAGATCGAGGGCAATATCAAGAAGTCCATGGGCACGGTCGCCGCCGTCCCACCGGCGCAGGAGCATGCAGACACGCACGAGGGACATTGA
- a CDS encoding protein-disulfide reductase DsbD domain-containing protein, whose translation MFAKLTSGFLLMALFTLPLAAQWSNPPTAPTVNVAPVAPITVAAGKATQVPIRFTLTKGFHVNSNVPRSELLIPTVLMLNAPAPAITFDIAYPKGEDVAFDFAPKEKLNVYTGEFILNVRVKAARSAAAGTHKVAGDLRYQACNDRACFPPKKVPVAFDLVVTK comes from the coding sequence ATGTTCGCGAAACTAACCTCCGGATTCTTATTGATGGCCCTGTTCACCCTCCCGCTCGCCGCGCAATGGAGCAATCCGCCGACGGCACCGACGGTGAACGTCGCGCCGGTCGCGCCCATCACCGTAGCCGCGGGAAAGGCCACGCAGGTGCCCATCCGCTTCACGCTCACCAAGGGCTTCCACGTGAATTCCAACGTCCCCCGGTCGGAGCTGCTTATCCCCACCGTGCTCATGCTCAACGCTCCCGCACCTGCGATTACCTTCGATATCGCCTATCCCAAGGGCGAGGACGTGGCCTTCGACTTCGCGCCCAAGGAGAAGCTGAATGTCTACACGGGCGAGTTCATCCTGAACGTGCGTGTGAAGGCGGCGCGTTCTGCAGCTGCGGGCACCCACAAAGTCGCAGGCGACCTGCGCTACCAGGCCTGTAACGACCGTGCCTGCTTCCCGCCGAAGAAAGTTCCCGTGGCCTTCGATCTCGTAGTGACTAAATAG
- a CDS encoding glutamine--tRNA ligase/YqeY domain fusion protein produces MPEAAKNPKPAVDAGAAASAEVKPSNFIRDIIVEDLRTRKFGDAVIQTRFPPEPNGYLHIGHAKAIYLDFSLADEFGGRTNLRFDDTNPEKEETEYVESIQEDVRWLGYEWDGLFYASDYFDQLYEWAVQLIKAGKAYVDDLSADEVREYRGTLTEPGRESPYRNRSVEENLDLFGRMRKGEFPNGSRTLRAKIDMASPNLNLRDPVMYRIVHAAHHRTGNKWCIYPTYDYAHGQSDSIERITHSMCTLEFADHQPLYRWFIENLGIFPSQQIEFDRLNLTYTVLSKRKLLQLVQEGHVSGWDDPRMPTLCGLRRRGFPPEAIRNFCAAVGVSRTNGTTDYAMLEHFVRKELNARAPRVMAVLRPLKLVIENYPEGQVEEVEAVNNPEDPAAGTRKVPFSRELYIEQDDFREDPPKGYHRLAPGREVRLRYGYFVTCKSVVKDAKGEVVEVRCTYDPATRGGNAPDGRKVKATIHWVSAAHALDAEVRLYDKLFTKPDPNQTEDGQDFTANLDPNSLVILSGCKLEPSLAGAAVGARYQFERLGYFCVDPDSKPGKPVFNRTVALKDTWAKIEKAL; encoded by the coding sequence ATGCCCGAAGCCGCCAAGAACCCGAAGCCTGCCGTGGACGCCGGAGCGGCCGCCTCGGCCGAGGTGAAGCCCTCGAACTTCATCCGCGACATCATCGTCGAGGATCTGCGGACGCGGAAGTTCGGCGACGCCGTTATCCAGACGCGGTTCCCTCCCGAGCCCAACGGGTATCTCCACATCGGGCACGCCAAAGCCATCTACCTCGACTTTTCCCTCGCCGACGAATTCGGCGGCCGCACCAACCTGCGCTTCGACGATACCAATCCGGAAAAGGAGGAAACCGAGTACGTCGAGTCCATCCAAGAAGATGTGCGCTGGCTGGGCTACGAGTGGGACGGCCTGTTCTACGCCTCCGACTACTTCGATCAGCTCTACGAGTGGGCCGTTCAACTCATTAAGGCGGGCAAGGCCTACGTGGACGATCTGAGCGCCGATGAAGTCCGCGAATATCGCGGCACGTTGACCGAGCCCGGCCGCGAAAGCCCGTATCGCAACCGCTCGGTCGAGGAGAACCTCGACCTGTTCGGGCGCATGCGCAAGGGCGAGTTCCCCAACGGGTCGCGGACGCTGCGCGCGAAGATCGACATGGCTTCACCCAACCTGAACCTGCGTGATCCGGTGATGTACCGCATCGTGCATGCAGCGCACCATCGCACCGGGAACAAGTGGTGCATCTATCCGACCTACGATTATGCGCACGGCCAGAGCGATTCCATCGAGCGAATCACGCACTCGATGTGCACGCTGGAGTTCGCCGACCATCAGCCGCTCTACCGCTGGTTCATCGAGAACCTGGGCATCTTTCCTTCGCAGCAGATCGAGTTCGACCGCCTCAACCTCACCTACACGGTGCTGAGCAAGCGCAAGCTGCTGCAACTGGTGCAGGAAGGTCATGTGAGCGGCTGGGACGATCCGCGCATGCCCACGCTTTGCGGGCTGCGGCGGCGCGGCTTTCCGCCGGAGGCCATCCGCAATTTCTGCGCCGCGGTGGGCGTCTCGCGCACCAACGGGACGACCGACTACGCGATGCTGGAGCACTTTGTGCGCAAGGAGCTGAACGCGCGCGCGCCGCGGGTGATGGCCGTGCTCCGCCCCCTGAAGCTGGTGATCGAGAACTACCCCGAAGGGCAGGTGGAGGAAGTCGAAGCCGTCAACAACCCGGAAGATCCCGCTGCGGGAACTCGCAAGGTTCCTTTCTCACGGGAGCTTTACATCGAGCAGGACGACTTCCGGGAAGACCCGCCCAAGGGCTACCACCGGCTGGCGCCCGGCCGCGAAGTGCGGCTGCGCTACGGCTACTTCGTAACCTGCAAGAGCGTGGTGAAGGACGCCAAGGGCGAAGTGGTCGAGGTGCGCTGTACCTACGATCCTGCCACGCGGGGCGGGAATGCTCCGGACGGACGCAAGGTCAAAGCGACCATCCACTGGGTGTCAGCGGCGCATGCGCTTGACGCCGAAGTGCGGCTCTACGACAAGCTGTTCACCAAGCCCGACCCCAACCAGACGGAGGACGGCCAGGACTTCACCGCTAATCTTGATCCGAACTCGCTGGTCATTCTCAGCGGCTGCAAGCTGGAGCCTTCACTGGCCGGGGCGGCGGTCGGCGCACGCTACCAGTTCGAGCGCCTAGGGTACTTCTGCGTCGATCCCGATTCCAAGCCGGGGAAGCCGGTGTTCAACCGGACGGTGGCGCTGAAGGACACCTGGGCGAAGATCGAAAAAGCGCTGTGA
- a CDS encoding diguanylate cyclase gives MDINLIRTLAEAAFALLLLASFSLYLRRRTTRLHGQIHENLLAFSSLDVDPRRMMDATDLVPSLQKFLDRLATLLRVESIAISIEGPLRSTLPSVQRGFTKDFLERGERYGGLAALAQLARARGGIYSTLDLQAEARLDPERAAAAWSVFQPDKVWSVTAVRLETHEREMGLLVFGHPRGQTFSQEQLRLLKGVAMQIALTLENYVFMHDAQRRTREFELMTQIGQVVSSRLDPDEVLLAVQRELGRLFDTSTFYVAFQFGDQIRFELEVDEGEIRPKRSTKAGNGLTEYIVRTGRPLLVEADMETVRTRLGLDGSLRPSKSFCGVPILMYGRPVGAMAAMHYAKEYVYGQRDLDVMTTASGYVAVAIENARMFAEEQRRSRYLGFLNNISKTAISSQDADQMMAEIVGEIQKNFHYDHIGIGLLDYATKDIEIKAEAGSTAQALGKRVPLGVGILGRAARTSEMVLVQNTGESHLLGILPESKSVLCVPIAYSETMLGVLNVESRRENAFSEQEVLILRTLADLLATALHNAFVFQKMQQQSITDGLTGIKTRRFFVEALQAEWKRASRTGRPFSVVLIDLDKFKEVNDSMGHLEGDLVLARIGRLLEQKVRQSNVVARYGGDEFIILMPETGMEQAQILSERLRLWIATDPMLNERHITGSFGVATFPLHGATVEDVVRVADAGMYVSKRKGGNHVSIAGEFAEGGQQPHQQLISSYVEGFLQREHTGPSAAEELVSTLRQLSSECSEGDRAEVLMNALRTLTRAAESREIAASGHGESVARIAEAIGRELMLKPEDLADLVYAARIHDVGKIVIPERFLNKPDLLNDSEYTVVKEHVRLGAQLLELVPGAMRVVRFVRHHHERFDGTGYPDGLKGEEIPLGARIIGVAEAYALMTTERPYAQVRSQQEAIAEMESLSGTQFDGMLVRLLVHHLKTKAEAPARKGR, from the coding sequence GTGGATATCAATCTGATTCGGACGCTGGCGGAAGCAGCCTTCGCCCTGCTGCTGCTCGCTTCGTTTTCTCTCTACCTCCGCCGCCGCACTACCCGCCTGCACGGGCAGATCCACGAAAACCTGCTGGCGTTTTCCAGTCTGGACGTGGATCCGCGGCGCATGATGGACGCCACTGACCTCGTCCCCAGCCTGCAGAAGTTCCTGGACCGGCTGGCCACGCTGCTCCGGGTGGAGAGCATCGCCATCTCGATCGAAGGCCCACTGCGCAGCACGCTGCCTTCAGTGCAGCGCGGCTTCACCAAGGACTTCCTGGAGCGCGGGGAGCGCTACGGCGGCCTGGCGGCGCTGGCGCAGTTAGCGCGTGCCCGCGGAGGGATTTACTCGACGCTCGACCTGCAGGCAGAAGCGCGCCTCGATCCGGAACGGGCGGCGGCAGCCTGGAGTGTTTTCCAACCGGACAAAGTGTGGTCCGTGACCGCCGTCCGCCTGGAGACGCATGAGCGCGAGATGGGCCTGCTGGTGTTCGGGCATCCGCGCGGCCAGACCTTCAGCCAGGAGCAGCTCCGCCTGCTCAAGGGCGTGGCCATGCAGATCGCCCTGACGCTGGAGAACTACGTCTTCATGCATGACGCTCAGCGGCGCACGCGCGAGTTCGAATTGATGACGCAGATCGGGCAGGTAGTGAGTTCGCGCCTCGATCCCGATGAAGTGCTGCTGGCCGTGCAGCGTGAGCTGGGCCGCCTGTTCGACACCTCGACCTTCTACGTAGCGTTCCAGTTCGGCGACCAGATCCGCTTCGAGCTGGAGGTCGATGAAGGGGAGATCCGGCCCAAGCGCTCCACCAAGGCCGGCAACGGTCTGACCGAGTACATCGTGCGCACCGGACGTCCGCTGCTGGTGGAAGCGGACATGGAGACGGTTCGTACGCGCCTGGGGCTCGATGGCAGCCTGCGCCCGTCAAAGTCGTTCTGCGGCGTGCCCATCCTGATGTACGGACGGCCGGTGGGCGCCATGGCCGCCATGCACTACGCCAAGGAGTACGTCTACGGGCAGCGCGACCTGGACGTGATGACCACGGCTTCCGGCTACGTGGCCGTGGCCATCGAGAACGCGCGCATGTTCGCTGAGGAGCAGCGCCGCTCGCGCTACCTGGGCTTTTTGAACAACATCTCCAAGACCGCCATCTCCAGCCAGGACGCCGACCAGATGATGGCGGAGATCGTGGGCGAGATCCAGAAGAACTTCCACTACGACCACATCGGCATTGGCTTGCTGGACTACGCCACCAAGGACATTGAGATCAAGGCCGAAGCCGGCTCCACGGCGCAGGCGCTGGGCAAGCGCGTGCCGCTGGGCGTAGGCATTCTGGGCCGCGCCGCGCGCACCTCCGAGATGGTGCTGGTGCAGAACACCGGTGAGAGCCATTTGCTGGGCATCCTGCCGGAATCGAAATCGGTGCTGTGCGTCCCCATCGCCTACAGCGAGACCATGCTGGGCGTGCTGAACGTGGAGAGCCGCCGGGAGAACGCCTTCAGCGAGCAGGAAGTGCTGATCCTGCGCACGCTTGCCGACCTGCTGGCGACCGCGCTGCACAACGCCTTCGTCTTCCAGAAAATGCAGCAGCAGTCCATCACCGACGGCCTGACCGGGATCAAGACAAGGCGCTTCTTCGTGGAAGCCCTGCAGGCAGAGTGGAAGCGCGCCTCGCGTACCGGGCGCCCGTTCTCGGTTGTGCTGATCGACCTGGACAAGTTCAAGGAAGTGAACGACTCGATGGGGCACCTGGAAGGCGACCTGGTGCTGGCGCGCATCGGGCGCCTGCTGGAGCAGAAGGTGCGGCAGTCGAACGTGGTGGCCCGCTACGGCGGGGACGAGTTCATCATCCTGATGCCGGAAACCGGAATGGAACAGGCGCAGATCCTTTCCGAGCGCCTGCGGCTGTGGATCGCCACCGATCCCATGCTGAACGAGCGCCACATCACCGGCAGCTTCGGGGTGGCCACCTTTCCGCTCCACGGCGCGACGGTGGAGGACGTGGTGCGCGTGGCCGACGCGGGCATGTACGTCTCCAAGCGCAAGGGCGGCAACCACGTCTCCATCGCGGGCGAGTTCGCCGAAGGCGGGCAGCAGCCCCACCAGCAGCTCATCTCCAGCTACGTGGAGGGCTTCCTGCAGCGTGAACACACGGGACCGTCGGCGGCCGAGGAACTGGTGAGCACCCTGCGACAGTTGAGCTCCGAGTGCAGCGAAGGGGACCGCGCCGAAGTGCTGATGAACGCGCTGCGCACGCTGACGCGCGCCGCCGAGTCGCGCGAGATCGCCGCCTCCGGGCACGGCGAATCCGTGGCGCGAATCGCCGAGGCCATTGGCCGCGAATTGATGCTCAAGCCGGAGGACCTGGCGGACCTGGTCTACGCCGCGCGTATCCACGACGTGGGCAAGATCGTGATTCCCGAGCGCTTCCTCAACAAGCCGGACCTGCTCAACGACAGCGAGTACACCGTGGTGAAGGAGCACGTACGCTTGGGAGCGCAACTGCTGGAGCTGGTTCCCGGCGCCATGCGCGTGGTGCGTTTTGTGCGCCACCATCACGAACGCTTCGACGGCACTGGCTACCCCGACGGGCTCAAGGGCGAAGAGATCCCGCTGGGCGCGCGCATCATCGGCGTGGCCGAGGCCTATGCCCTCATGACCACGGAGCGGCCGTACGCCCAGGTGCGCAGCCAGCAGGAAGCCATCGCGGAGATGGAGTCGCTGAGCGGCACGCAGTTCGACGGCATGCTGGTGCGCCTGCTCGTCCACCACCTGAAGACCAAGGCCGAAGCTCCGGCGCGCAAGGGCCGGTAG
- the ispF gene encoding 2-C-methyl-D-erythritol 2,4-cyclodiphosphate synthase yields the protein MRIGYGFDSHVFRRGIPLKLGGVRLAHPRGLAGHSDGDVLLHALTDALLGAVAAGDIGSYFPPSEKKWKGADSAIFLGEALKQVARTGFRVANVDSTLVLAEPKVGPHALRIRKHVAGLLGVAVSAVSLKAKTPEGLGLRNTAMAQVVVLLTRRPRQRR from the coding sequence ATGAGAATCGGCTACGGTTTTGATTCGCACGTTTTTCGTCGCGGCATCCCGCTGAAGCTGGGCGGGGTGAGGCTGGCGCACCCGCGCGGCCTGGCCGGGCATTCCGACGGCGACGTCCTGCTGCACGCCCTGACCGACGCCCTGCTGGGCGCCGTGGCCGCCGGTGACATCGGCTCCTACTTTCCGCCCTCGGAGAAGAAATGGAAGGGCGCGGACTCCGCCATCTTCCTGGGCGAAGCGTTGAAGCAGGTCGCACGCACAGGCTTCCGCGTCGCCAACGTGGATTCTACCCTGGTGCTGGCAGAGCCCAAAGTCGGCCCGCATGCCCTGCGCATCCGCAAACACGTGGCCGGACTCCTCGGCGTTGCTGTCTCGGCTGTCAGCCTGAAGGCAAAGACGCCGGAGGGCCTGGGCCTGCGCAACACCGCCATGGCGCAGGTGGTGGTCTTGCTCACCCGCCGCCCGCGGCAACGCCGTTGA
- the ispD gene encoding 2-C-methyl-D-erythritol 4-phosphate cytidylyltransferase gives MRVFVIIPAAGLGTRMAPVAGAPKQFTEMAGVPILIHTLRKFTALAEVAEIYVALRSLDSERFAPRLDQERPARPVRLVEGGENRQQSVANALAELERRSQPAPDDIVLVHDAVRPFVDRETIGNVIAAAARHGAAIAGVPAVDTIKQVDRTAEGAIVITTIPRERVVMAQTPQGFRYDVVKKAFDEAQADGFTGTDEASLVERSGHEVAVVMGSARNLKITSPADLELAEFYLAQEKKNA, from the coding sequence ATGAGGGTCTTCGTCATCATCCCCGCCGCTGGGCTGGGCACGCGCATGGCGCCCGTGGCGGGTGCGCCCAAGCAGTTCACCGAGATGGCCGGCGTCCCCATCCTCATACATACCCTGCGCAAGTTCACCGCCCTGGCCGAGGTTGCCGAGATCTATGTGGCGCTGCGTTCACTGGACAGCGAGCGCTTCGCCCCGCGCCTGGACCAGGAGCGCCCGGCGCGCCCGGTCCGCCTGGTGGAGGGTGGCGAAAACCGCCAGCAGTCGGTGGCCAACGCCCTGGCGGAGCTTGAGCGCCGCTCGCAGCCGGCCCCGGACGATATCGTGCTGGTGCATGATGCCGTGCGCCCCTTCGTGGACAGGGAGACCATCGGCAACGTGATCGCTGCCGCCGCCAGGCATGGCGCAGCCATCGCGGGCGTCCCTGCTGTAGACACCATCAAGCAAGTCGACCGCACCGCCGAGGGTGCTATCGTCATCACCACCATCCCGCGTGAGCGCGTGGTCATGGCTCAGACCCCGCAGGGCTTCCGCTACGATGTAGTGAAGAAAGCCTTCGATGAAGCCCAGGCGGACGGCTTCACCGGCACCGACGAGGCCTCCCTGGTCGAACGCTCGGGACATGAGGTGGCGGTGGTCATGGGCTCCGCCCGCAACCTCAAGATCACCAGCCCGGCGGATTTGGAGCTGGCTGAGTTTTATCTGGCCCAGGAAAAGAAAAACGCTTGA